The Clostridium sp. AWRP genome has a window encoding:
- a CDS encoding purine-nucleoside phosphorylase: MHLMFKQNGTNLNSNIEEAAIYINSGIKVKPEIALILGSGLGHIADEIEDKKIYPYSEIPNFPISTVEGHKSCLVIGKLQGKVVAAMQGRFHYYEGYSMKEVTFPIRVMKMLGIQNLIVTNAAGGINKSYRSGDLMLIRDHLNLSGQNPLIGQNLEKFGPRFPDMSEAYDSRLREMVKRVAGELHIPIQEGVYAYMSGPSYETPAEIKMLSVLGGDAVGMSTVPEVIVANHSDMRIIGISCITNMAAGILKHALNHEEVIKNSLYASEKFTKLIKAIIENI; this comes from the coding sequence ATGCATTTAATGTTTAAACAAAATGGTACGAATTTAAACTCAAATATAGAGGAGGCTGCAATTTATATAAACTCTGGAATAAAGGTAAAACCAGAGATAGCACTTATACTTGGATCGGGTCTTGGACATATTGCAGATGAAATTGAAGACAAAAAGATATATCCTTATAGTGAAATACCAAACTTTCCTATTTCTACAGTGGAAGGTCATAAAAGCTGTCTTGTTATAGGAAAGCTTCAAGGTAAGGTAGTAGCTGCAATGCAGGGCAGGTTTCATTATTATGAAGGATATTCAATGAAAGAAGTGACTTTTCCTATTAGAGTTATGAAAATGTTGGGAATTCAAAATCTAATAGTAACTAATGCTGCAGGGGGAATAAATAAAAGTTATAGAAGTGGAGATCTGATGCTTATAAGGGACCATCTAAATCTGTCAGGACAAAATCCTTTAATAGGACAGAACTTAGAAAAATTTGGGCCTAGATTTCCAGATATGTCTGAGGCATATGATAGTCGTCTTAGAGAAATGGTAAAAAGGGTGGCAGGCGAATTGCACATACCAATTCAAGAAGGAGTATATGCTTACATGAGTGGGCCAAGCTATGAAACGCCAGCTGAAATAAAGATGTTAAGTGTATTAGGAGGGGATGCAGTGGGAATGTCCACAGTTCCTGAGGTCATTGTGGCAAATCACAGTGATATGAGAATTATTGGAATATCTTGCATAACTAATATGGCAGCAGGAATATTGAAACATGCTCTAAATCATGAAGAAGTTATAAAAAATTCCCTCTATGCCAGTGAAAAATTTACAAAACTGATTAAAGCAATAATAGAAAATATATAG
- a CDS encoding cobalamin-dependent protein (Presence of a B(12) (cobalamin)-binding domain implies dependence on cobalamin itself, in one of its several forms, or in some unusual lineages, dependence on a cobalamin-like analog.), which yields MSKVLIDAMAELDEDLVIEEVNALIKANVPIMDIVGYLQKGIEIVGKRFQEKRYFMSELIISGEIFKEVSQILKDLMPSGTANYGVFVMGTIYGDIHDVGKNIVCTAMSSNDFKVIDLGTDVSTEKFIKAIKEYHPKVVAISCLLTNCFENLKECIQSIRNTEFGKEIKILIGGGVLDKQVCEYVKADFFPRTIHETVQYCKEIYGVKSIK from the coding sequence ATGAGCAAAGTACTTATAGACGCAATGGCAGAACTTGATGAAGATTTAGTCATTGAAGAAGTAAATGCTCTTATAAAAGCAAATGTACCTATAATGGACATTGTAGGTTATTTGCAAAAGGGTATTGAAATTGTAGGAAAAAGATTTCAAGAAAAAAGATACTTTATGTCTGAACTTATTATATCAGGAGAAATATTTAAAGAAGTTTCACAAATACTTAAAGATTTAATGCCTTCCGGCACAGCTAACTATGGAGTATTTGTTATGGGAACTATTTATGGAGATATACATGATGTAGGTAAAAACATAGTATGTACTGCCATGAGCAGTAATGATTTTAAAGTAATTGATCTAGGAACGGATGTATCAACTGAGAAATTTATTAAGGCAATTAAAGAATACCATCCTAAGGTTGTAGCCATTTCATGTCTTTTGACGAATTGCTTTGAAAATTTAAAGGAATGTATACAATCTATAAGAAATACAGAGTTTGGAAAAGAAATTAAGATATTAATTGGAGGGGGAGTATTGGATAAACAGGTTTGTGAATATGTAAAGGCAGACTTTTTTCCTAGAACAATTCATGAAACAGTACAATACTGTAAAGAAATATATGGGGTGAAATCTATAAAATAG
- a CDS encoding helix-turn-helix domain-containing protein, which produces MGMNLRTFLGKIKNYNPRLYISQIEGITIKYVKLLEENQTLFEPDHLYVCETFNFKKIPSQKGAVNILCIKTDDLQYKPDKNSIVNLIVLNTDMDIFKTFNEIQSILIKHQEFSIASTKLLDALISGKGLEHIVNTGCEILKNPICILDLSFKLIASSKDIKVEDPVWIELLTKGYCSYNFVPMSNVRNFIDVVHKSSSPIFIGKDKFRIPRIISNIKINDKVVGYVTALECQKPFSRNDIEFIFLLCKVVASEMQKNSSLQNIKGLKYENFIMDLLNGKETDTRVIEERSKFLDLHFKHNLYILVVNVPQNNFVNIPLHRVRDAIEYMLVGSKSVIYENSVVILISQKNKISDIEHSFSKVIDFFKKNNIHGGLSRCFHDLANTRKYYEQSLKAITLGMGLKINKFLFFYEDLAIYHLLETCSSKSDLKNFCHDSIFNLMRYDKSHNTKYLKCLRFYLLNEKNQLKTSKTLNICRSTLVHRIEKIQEIMGVNLNDVKITFRLNLSFIILEYIDEFK; this is translated from the coding sequence ATGGGAATGAATCTACGTACTTTCCTAGGCAAAATAAAAAATTATAATCCTAGGTTATATATTTCACAAATAGAAGGAATAACAATTAAATATGTTAAACTCCTTGAAGAAAATCAAACTTTATTTGAACCAGACCATTTATATGTATGCGAAACCTTTAATTTTAAAAAAATCCCGTCACAAAAAGGTGCTGTAAATATACTTTGTATTAAAACTGACGATCTTCAATATAAGCCAGATAAAAATTCCATAGTAAATTTAATAGTGTTGAATACTGATATGGATATATTTAAAACTTTCAACGAAATACAAAGCATCTTAATAAAGCATCAGGAATTTAGTATAGCTTCAACAAAATTATTAGATGCTTTAATAAGTGGAAAGGGGCTTGAACATATAGTAAATACGGGATGTGAGATTCTTAAAAACCCTATATGTATCCTAGATCTTAGCTTTAAGCTCATTGCATCTTCTAAAGATATTAAAGTAGAGGATCCCGTATGGATTGAACTTTTAACTAAAGGCTACTGTTCCTACAACTTTGTACCTATGTCAAATGTTCGAAATTTTATTGATGTAGTACACAAAAGCAGTTCTCCTATTTTTATAGGAAAAGATAAATTTAGAATTCCACGTATAATATCAAATATTAAAATTAACGATAAAGTAGTTGGATATGTAACTGCCTTAGAGTGTCAAAAACCATTTTCTAGAAATGACATAGAATTTATCTTTCTTTTATGTAAAGTAGTTGCTTCTGAAATGCAAAAAAACAGTTCCCTGCAAAACATAAAAGGATTGAAATATGAAAATTTTATCATGGATTTACTCAATGGAAAAGAAACCGATACACGAGTTATTGAAGAAAGGTCAAAATTTTTAGATTTACATTTCAAACATAATCTCTATATACTTGTAGTAAATGTACCTCAAAATAATTTTGTAAACATTCCTCTTCACAGAGTAAGAGATGCTATTGAATATATGCTAGTAGGAAGTAAATCTGTCATATATGAAAACTCTGTTGTCATACTAATAAGTCAAAAAAATAAAATATCAGATATTGAGCACAGTTTTAGTAAAGTCATAGACTTCTTTAAAAAAAATAATATACATGGTGGTTTAAGTAGATGTTTTCACGATCTAGCTAATACAAGAAAATACTATGAGCAATCTTTAAAGGCTATTACACTTGGTATGGGACTGAAAATAAATAAGTTTCTTTTTTTCTATGAAGATTTAGCAATATACCACTTATTAGAAACATGTTCGTCAAAAAGTGATTTAAAAAATTTTTGTCATGATTCAATATTTAACTTAATGAGATATGATAAATCCCATAATACCAAATATTTAAAGTGTCTTCGTTTTTATTTATTAAATGAAAAAAATCAGTTGAAAACATCAAAAACTTTAAATATTTGCAGAAGTACTTTAGTTCATCGTATAGAAAAAATTCAAGAAATTATGGGCGTTAATTTAAATGATGTAAAAATTACATTTCGTCTTAATTTAAGTTTTATCATACTTGAATATATTGATGAATTTAAATAA